One window of Channa argus isolate prfri chromosome 4, Channa argus male v1.0, whole genome shotgun sequence genomic DNA carries:
- the cpt1ab gene encoding carnitine O-palmitoyltransferase 1, liver isoform isoform X2, with amino-acid sequence MAEAHQAVAFQFTVTPDGIDLHLCHEALRQVYLSGLHSWKKRFIRFKNGVMTGVYPGSPAGFMVVVVSYMSYNKYKQLDPSLGLIAKLGQHMPISQYMSTDSQRIVGGVLVGTGLWVTIIMIMRSVLKNLLSWHGWMHARHGSLPWSTRLWLVLVKVFSGRKPMLYSFQSSLPRLPVPSIKDTCRRYLESVRALMDDEQYERMKGLTKDFEKNLGPRLQWYLKLKSWWASNYVSDWWEEYIYLRGRAPIMVNSNYYAMDFLYVFPTSIQAARAGNTIHAIMLYRRKLDRAQIKPLMLLQSIPMCSAQYERMFNTTRVPGVETDTIQHMNESKHIAVYHKGRFYKVWMFYDGRLLLPREIEQQMERILADESEPQPGEERLAALTAGDRTPWAKARETFFSRGKNKQSLDAIEKAAFFVTLDDSEQSYDSDNPVKSLGSYAKSLLHGNCYDRWFDKSFNMIIFKNGTMGLNAEHSWADAPIVGHLWEHVLSMDPKLGYTEEGHCCGEPHPNLPGPMRLQWDIPAECQEAIQSSLTVARALADDVECHSFPFTDFGKGLIKKCRTSPDAFIQIALQLAHFRDKGKFCLTYEASMTRLFREGRTETVRSCTNESCAFVRSMIRDETREERLRLLKVAAEKHQSLYRLAMTGGGIDRHLFCLYVVSKYLGEDSPFLKEVLSEPWRLSTSQTPMQQLELFDLVRHPEYASSGGGFGPVADDGYGVSYIIVGENLINFHISSKRSSPETDSHRFGANIRQAMLDILGLFQLDNKAKSLPCPSV; translated from the exons ATGGCAGAAGCGCACCAGGCGGTGGCCTTCCAGTTCACCGTCACACCTGATGGCATTGACTTACACTTGTGCCACGAGGCTCTACGTCAAGTCTACCTTTCTGGCCTCCACTCCTGGAAGAAAAGGTTCATTCGCTTCAAG AATGGGGTAATGACTGGAGTGTACCCAGGCAGCCCTGCTGGGTTCATGGTAGTTGTCGTGTCCTACATGTCCTACAATAAGTATAAACAGCTAGATCCCTCTTTGGGGCTGATTGCCAAACTGGGTCAACACATGCCCATCAG TCAATACATGTCCACAGACAGCCAGAGAATAGTTGGAGGAGTTCTGGTGGGCACAGGCCTCTGGGTCACTATAATCATGATCATGAGGAGTGTCCTAAAGAATTTATTGTCGTGGCATGGATGGATGCACGCACGTCATGGCTCTTTGCCATGGTCAACTCGTCTGTGGCTG GTTTTAGTGAAGGTGTTCTCTGGCAGGAAGCCAATGCTCTACAGTTTCCAGAGCTCTCTGCCACGACTACCTGTTCCTTCTAtcaaggacacctgcagaagg TATCTGGAGTCAGTGCGGGCGCTGATGGACGATGAGCAGTATGAACGGATGAAGGGCTTGACTAAAGACTTTGAGAAGAACCTGGGACCCAGACTGCAGTGGTACCTAAAACTCAAATCTTGGTGGGCCTCCAATTAT GTCAGTGACTGGTGGGAAGAATACATTTATCTTAGAGGCCGTGCACCTATCATGGTCAATAGCAACTATTACGCCATG GATTTTCTGTATGTGTTCCCCACCTCCATCCAGGCTGCCAGGGCAGGTAATACCATCCATGCCATCATGCTCTACAGGAGAAAATTGGACAGAGCCCAAATCAAGCCA CTCATGCTTCTACAATCTATTCCCATGTGCTCAGCCCAATATGAGCGTATGTTCAACACCACTCGTGTCCCAGGTGTAGAAACAG ACACCATTCAGCACATGAATGAGAGCAAACACATAGCCGTGTACCATAAGGGACGTTTCTACAAGGTGTGGATGTTTTACGACGGGCGGCTGCTGTTGCCACGGGAAATAGAGCAGCAGATGGAAAGGATCCTGGCTGATGAGTCCGAGCCCCAGCCAGGAGAGGAGAGATTGGCTGCACTTACTGCAGGAGACAG GACCCCATGGGCAAAGGCCCGTGAAACCTTCTTCAGCCGTGGTAAGAACAAGCAGTCCCTGGATGCCATAGAGAAGGCCGCCTTCTTTGTAACCCTTGATGACAGTGAGCAGAGCTATGACTCAGACAACCCTGTCAAGTCGCTGGGTAGTTATGCTAAGTCCCTGCTCCACGGAAATTGCTATGACAG gtGGTTTGACAAATCCTTTAACATGATCATTTTCAAAAATGGCACAATGGGATTGAACGCAGAGCATTCCTGGGCAGATGCTCCCATTGTTGGCCACCTGTGGGAG catGTGCTTTCCATGGACCCTAAACTGGGTTATACTGAGGAAGGTCACTGCTGTGGGGAGCCCCACCCCAACCTACCAGGCCCTATGAGGCTGCAGTGGGATATCCCTGCTGAA TGCCAGGAGGCCATCCAGAGTTCTCTTACTGTAGCCAGGGCTCTGGCAGATGATGTGGAATGTCACAGTTTCCCCTTCACTGACTTTGGCAAGGGTCTGATTAAGAAGTGCCGCACGAGTCCTGATGCCTTTATCCAGATTGCCCTTCAGCTGGCCCATTTCAGG GACAAAGGGAAGTTCTGCCTGACATACGAAGCCTCCATGACACGCTTGTTCCGTGAGGGCCGAACAGAAACCGTGCGCTCCTGtactaatgagagctgtgccTTTGTGCGTTCCATGATCAGAGATGAGACG AGAGAAGAGCGTCTCAGGTTGCTCAAAGTGGCAGCAGAGAAGCACCAAAGCTTGTATCGCCTGGCTATGACAGGAGGGGGCATTGATCGCcatcttttctgtctctatGTGGTTTCCAAATACCTGGGAGAAGACTCGCCCTTCCTTAAAGAG GTCCTCTCTGAGCCATGGAGGCTGTCCACAAGTCAGACCCCTATGCAGCAGCTCGAGCTGTTTGACCTGGTCAGACACCCAGAATACGCATCCTCTGGTGGTGGATTTGGTCCG GTGGCTGATGATGGTTATGGTGTCTCCTACATCATTGTTGGTGAGAACCTGATCAACTTCCACATCTCCAGCAAACGCTCAAGCCCTGAGACT GACTCTCACCGTTTTGGTGCCAACATCAGACAGGCCATGCTGGACATTCTTGGTCTTTTCCAGCTTGACAATAAAGCCAAGTCATTGCCCTGTCcttcagtttaa
- the cpt1ab gene encoding carnitine O-palmitoyltransferase 1, liver isoform isoform X1 yields the protein MAEAHQAVAFQFTVTPDGIDLHLCHEALRQVYLSGLHSWKKRFIRFKNGVMTGVYPGSPAGFMVVVVSYMSYNKYKQLDPSLGLIAKLGQHMPISQYMSTDSQRIVGGVLVGTGLWVTIIMIMRSVLKNLLSWHGWMHARHGSLPWSTRLWLVLVKVFSGRKPMLYSFQSSLPRLPVPSIKDTCRRYLESVRALMDDEQYERMKGLTKDFEKNLGPRLQWYLKLKSWWASNYVSDWWEEYIYLRGRAPIMVNSNYYAMDFLYVFPTSIQAARAGNTIHAIMLYRRKLDRAQIKPIYLLANKVPLCSAQWERMFNTTRIPGLETDTIQHMNESKHIAVYHKGRFYKVWMFYDGRLLLPREIEQQMERILADESEPQPGEERLAALTAGDRTPWAKARETFFSRGKNKQSLDAIEKAAFFVTLDDSEQSYDSDNPVKSLGSYAKSLLHGNCYDRWFDKSFNMIIFKNGTMGLNAEHSWADAPIVGHLWEHVLSMDPKLGYTEEGHCCGEPHPNLPGPMRLQWDIPAECQEAIQSSLTVARALADDVECHSFPFTDFGKGLIKKCRTSPDAFIQIALQLAHFRDKGKFCLTYEASMTRLFREGRTETVRSCTNESCAFVRSMIRDETREERLRLLKVAAEKHQSLYRLAMTGGGIDRHLFCLYVVSKYLGEDSPFLKEVLSEPWRLSTSQTPMQQLELFDLVRHPEYASSGGGFGPVADDGYGVSYIIVGENLINFHISSKRSSPETDSHRFGANIRQAMLDILGLFQLDNKAKSLPCPSV from the exons ATGGCAGAAGCGCACCAGGCGGTGGCCTTCCAGTTCACCGTCACACCTGATGGCATTGACTTACACTTGTGCCACGAGGCTCTACGTCAAGTCTACCTTTCTGGCCTCCACTCCTGGAAGAAAAGGTTCATTCGCTTCAAG AATGGGGTAATGACTGGAGTGTACCCAGGCAGCCCTGCTGGGTTCATGGTAGTTGTCGTGTCCTACATGTCCTACAATAAGTATAAACAGCTAGATCCCTCTTTGGGGCTGATTGCCAAACTGGGTCAACACATGCCCATCAG TCAATACATGTCCACAGACAGCCAGAGAATAGTTGGAGGAGTTCTGGTGGGCACAGGCCTCTGGGTCACTATAATCATGATCATGAGGAGTGTCCTAAAGAATTTATTGTCGTGGCATGGATGGATGCACGCACGTCATGGCTCTTTGCCATGGTCAACTCGTCTGTGGCTG GTTTTAGTGAAGGTGTTCTCTGGCAGGAAGCCAATGCTCTACAGTTTCCAGAGCTCTCTGCCACGACTACCTGTTCCTTCTAtcaaggacacctgcagaagg TATCTGGAGTCAGTGCGGGCGCTGATGGACGATGAGCAGTATGAACGGATGAAGGGCTTGACTAAAGACTTTGAGAAGAACCTGGGACCCAGACTGCAGTGGTACCTAAAACTCAAATCTTGGTGGGCCTCCAATTAT GTCAGTGACTGGTGGGAAGAATACATTTATCTTAGAGGCCGTGCACCTATCATGGTCAATAGCAACTATTACGCCATG GATTTTCTGTATGTGTTCCCCACCTCCATCCAGGCTGCCAGGGCAGGTAATACCATCCATGCCATCATGCTCTACAGGAGAAAATTGGACAGAGCCCAAATCAAGCCA ATATACTTGCTGGCGAACAAGGTTCCTCTGTGTTCAGCTCAATGGGAGCGGATGTTTAACACCACCCGCATCCCTGGTTTGGAGACAG ACACCATTCAGCACATGAATGAGAGCAAACACATAGCCGTGTACCATAAGGGACGTTTCTACAAGGTGTGGATGTTTTACGACGGGCGGCTGCTGTTGCCACGGGAAATAGAGCAGCAGATGGAAAGGATCCTGGCTGATGAGTCCGAGCCCCAGCCAGGAGAGGAGAGATTGGCTGCACTTACTGCAGGAGACAG GACCCCATGGGCAAAGGCCCGTGAAACCTTCTTCAGCCGTGGTAAGAACAAGCAGTCCCTGGATGCCATAGAGAAGGCCGCCTTCTTTGTAACCCTTGATGACAGTGAGCAGAGCTATGACTCAGACAACCCTGTCAAGTCGCTGGGTAGTTATGCTAAGTCCCTGCTCCACGGAAATTGCTATGACAG gtGGTTTGACAAATCCTTTAACATGATCATTTTCAAAAATGGCACAATGGGATTGAACGCAGAGCATTCCTGGGCAGATGCTCCCATTGTTGGCCACCTGTGGGAG catGTGCTTTCCATGGACCCTAAACTGGGTTATACTGAGGAAGGTCACTGCTGTGGGGAGCCCCACCCCAACCTACCAGGCCCTATGAGGCTGCAGTGGGATATCCCTGCTGAA TGCCAGGAGGCCATCCAGAGTTCTCTTACTGTAGCCAGGGCTCTGGCAGATGATGTGGAATGTCACAGTTTCCCCTTCACTGACTTTGGCAAGGGTCTGATTAAGAAGTGCCGCACGAGTCCTGATGCCTTTATCCAGATTGCCCTTCAGCTGGCCCATTTCAGG GACAAAGGGAAGTTCTGCCTGACATACGAAGCCTCCATGACACGCTTGTTCCGTGAGGGCCGAACAGAAACCGTGCGCTCCTGtactaatgagagctgtgccTTTGTGCGTTCCATGATCAGAGATGAGACG AGAGAAGAGCGTCTCAGGTTGCTCAAAGTGGCAGCAGAGAAGCACCAAAGCTTGTATCGCCTGGCTATGACAGGAGGGGGCATTGATCGCcatcttttctgtctctatGTGGTTTCCAAATACCTGGGAGAAGACTCGCCCTTCCTTAAAGAG GTCCTCTCTGAGCCATGGAGGCTGTCCACAAGTCAGACCCCTATGCAGCAGCTCGAGCTGTTTGACCTGGTCAGACACCCAGAATACGCATCCTCTGGTGGTGGATTTGGTCCG GTGGCTGATGATGGTTATGGTGTCTCCTACATCATTGTTGGTGAGAACCTGATCAACTTCCACATCTCCAGCAAACGCTCAAGCCCTGAGACT GACTCTCACCGTTTTGGTGCCAACATCAGACAGGCCATGCTGGACATTCTTGGTCTTTTCCAGCTTGACAATAAAGCCAAGTCATTGCCCTGTCcttcagtttaa